The stretch of DNA GAAGATCGATGTGGTTATATTCGCTCATtgtatgccattgacggccatagacgtcgaaatccaatttaaatggcagtgaaacatgattattcaaTATGTCAATGGCAGAAAGTGAGTTCAACATTATCCTGAGGTGCAAGaaaattataatcatttttaaatttaaaacatgacaaaaaaaaatagatgaatccAAAGTCTGCATGTAATTAATCGCCATTAATCATTTGAATCACTACACAGCAccaatataaatatttactcaCACGAGGTATAACAAGccttccaaaataaataaaacattttctctcTTTATCAAATTGgattattattgttttcataAATTGATGTAAAATCTACATTGATTGGAAATTATGGAGAAAGTTCCCCTAGCGTTGAAGATGAGAAATGCATGAGCATGTTTCGATTCTTTTGCGGGCAAACTGGCGCAGGgggagtttggacacccctgataaAGGGTATTTCTTTGCGTCTTGCAAACACATTGTTTCAGTCAGTCACCGTAATAATATGAAGTCCGTCATTACCACAGCGTGGAGCTCCATACGGCGACAGTGCTCGCAGTGGTACGAATCCTGCCTGTACGGGAGGTGCTTGGACATCAGGCCCAGGGCGGCGGTGGCGAACGTCGCGCTGATCAGATGAAGGACCAGGGAGCATTTCACCtggaaataaaattaaaaaaaaacatccacatAGGTTACTGGTCAAAACAGGACTCAAATAAATCaagtgttcctttttttttaagtcgttCTTTAGGACTCGGTGAAGATCCTACTGACCCAAAACAAGGTGGGCCTCCTTCCGCTGTGGATCAAGACGGACCCCGACAAGGCCACCTGCTCCCAAGCGAGACGTCGGAGGTCGGCCGAGGACAAAGGTTAAAGCCCCGCCCCCGAAtcccacctggaccaccaccaccaggaaGAGCACCACGTCGCCCGTGAAGTGGATTTCGTGGAGCTGGAGCACCGAGGCGCTGAGGCACAGGATCAACGCGGCGATCACCAGCTGGACGGCCTGGAGACCAAACCAGACAAAACAAGACAAGCAACGCGCTTTTTACAAGACCCGCCGCCCGCGTCCACGGCAACGCTTCCGGCGGATCCCACCCCTAACGTCTTGGGCTCCATCTTGAAGTGAGACTGCAGCTGGCCCGGGGTCAGCTCTCCCGACGGGGCGCTGGGGTTTTTGGGGTCTTTTTGGGGCATCTCGCCACTGCAAAAAAACCAATTCAGGACATGTCTGAACCTTTCGTATTTCCAAATGTAAATTCAAAATgcggcgagtggttagcacgtcggcctcacaagtTATGcagtcgagggttcaatcccgggttcgGACTTTCCCGCGTAGCGCTTGCACCTTCTCCCCGGGCTTTCCTGGGTTTTCTCAGGGGACTCGGCTTTCCTCCCGTGTCCTAAAAACAGCATGACAGGCTGGTTCAACACCCTAAATTGTCCCGTCTCcttgtgaatgaatgaattaaacatGCAGGCCCCGTTTGTCCTTGACTTCCCTGACTCAGCCAAAACGGAGAGAGATCTCTTAAAGGGACGGACGGCGGGACAAAACGGACATTCGCCATGAATAActcaagaacatttttttcatattgttgtCATTTGCCGGTGACTTTTTAAAAGTACACTGCACCAAAACGAGGATGGAGCTGCTGCAATACGACTCGGCTCGGCTCGGATGGAAATCCCGTACTCGGTCAAACCAAAGCCCTCCCAAGAATgatacattttggaaaaattgcagtttttttttacctatgtCGAGTCACCCGCTGAAGAAGCTCCTCGATGTACTAGTTGTcgtgcaggcaggcaggcaggcggcCGGGCTGTAAAAATagaagggagggagagagggtgtgtgtgagtgtgtttgcgTGATTGCACTGCAGCAAAGGGGGACGCTGCAGACTTTTCACAGACCGGGACGGAAGATGTCTGTGATGTCATCACGGAGTGAcgttaaaaatcatttataggtgaatgttctttttttttcccagattgGCCTAGAGAGTTTTAAAGGCATCAAGAAAATGGTCATGGAAAAGGGAATTACATAagtatacatacattcatttgttttgatggTACACCAAAAATAAAC from Stigmatopora argus isolate UIUO_Sarg chromosome 21, RoL_Sarg_1.0, whole genome shotgun sequence encodes:
- the LOC144066947 gene encoding uncharacterized protein LOC144066947 isoform X3, encoding MPQKDPKNPSAPSGELTPGQLQSHFKMEPKTLGAVQLVIAALILCLSASVLQLHEIHFTGDVVLFLVVVVQVALSGSVLIHSGRRPTLFWVKCSLVLHLISATFATAALGLMSKHLPYRQDSYHCEHCRRMELHAVLLIDGILGTLVLFLVLELLICITAMLFGLTVLAARRSQVPSERPRYPQTRPPPSPSVQAVRAAAPAAAEPGVSQQVAVVVTEPDSEMLEEITTPPTEPQVEPI
- the LOC144066947 gene encoding uncharacterized protein LOC144066947 isoform X1 codes for the protein MPQKDPKNPSAPSGELTPGQLQSHFKMEPKTLGAVQLVIAALILCLSASVLQLHEIHFTGDVVLFLVVVVQVALSGSVLIHSGRRPTLFWVKCSLVLHLISATFATAALGLMSKHLPYRQDSYHCEHCRRMELHAVLHCFRRCTELVEQKCKLLIDGILGTLVLFLVLELLICITAMLFGLTVLAARRSQVPSERPRYPQTRPPPSPSVQAVRAAAPAAAEPGVSQQVAVVVTEPDSEMLEEITTPPTEPQVEPI
- the LOC144066947 gene encoding uncharacterized protein LOC144066947 isoform X2, with translation MPQKDPKNPSAPSGELTPGQLQSHFKMEPKTLGAVQLVIAALILCLSASVLQLHEIHFTGDVVLFLVVVVQVALSGSVLIHSGRRPTLFWVKCSLVLHLISATFATAALGLMSKHLPYRQDSYHCEHCRRMELHAVLHCFRRCTELVEQKCKLLIDGILGTLVLFLVLELLICITAMLFGLTVLAARRSQVPSERPRYPQTRPPPSPSVQAVRAAAPAAAEPGVSQVAVVVTEPDSEMLEEITTPPTEPQVEPI